CTTTGGCGCAGCACGCAACATCGAAGAGGGCGGCAGCCTGACGATCATCGCCACGGCTCTGGTGGAGACCGGTTCGCGGATGGACGATGTGATATACGAAGAGTTCAAGGGCACCGGCAACATGGAAATTCACATGGACCGGAGAATCGCGGAAAAACGGATTTTTCCTGCGCTCAACATCAACAAGTCCGGAACCCGGCGCGAGGAGTTGCTCACCAAGCCCGACGAACTGCAGAAAATCTGGATTCTGCGCAAGCTGCTGCACTCGATGGACGAGGTGGCGGCCATCGAATTCCTGCTCGGCAAGATGAAGGACACCAAGACCAACGCGCAATTCTTTGACGCGATGAAGCGCTGACGCCGCTACCTGATCGACCGATCACCCAGCAAAGCTTAGCGCGCGAGCGCGCGGTGGCCGATATCGCGGCGATAAAAAGCGTCTTTCCAGTGTATTTTTTCGGTTAACGCGTAGGCGCATTGTTGTGCTTCGGCGATGGTATCGGCCAAAGCCACGACACAGAGTACGCGGCCGCCGGCGGTAACGATCTCGCCACCTTCTAATTTGGTGCCTGCGTGAAACACCTTGCCATGGTCGGCATTGGCCCGATCGAGTCCTGCTATGGGATTGCCGCCGGCATAACTGCCTGGGTATCCACCCGCTGCCATCACCACGCCCAGTGACACGCGCTGGTCCCAGTTGGCCTCGACCTGGTCGAGTCGCCCATCCAGTGCGGCATCGCACAGCATGACCAGGTCGGAGCGCAGCCGCGCCAAGACCGGTTGCGCCTCCGGGTCGCCGAAACGGCAATTGAATTCCACGACGCTGGGAGCGCCGGTATCGTCAATCATGAGCCCGGCATACAGGAAGCCGGTGTAGGGATTTCCATCAGCCGCCATGCCGGAGACTGTGGGTTCGATGATCTCTCGCATGACCCGACCGTGTACTTGCGGGGTAACGACAGGCGCCGGGGAGTACGCTCCCATGCCGCCGGTGTTCGGGCCGACATCGCCGTCGTCGCGGGTTTTATGGTCCTGTGAGGTGGCCAGCGGCAGGATATTTTTGCCATCGCAAATTACGATAAAACTGGCTTCCTCACCTGGCAGAAATTCTTCCATGATGACCCGGCCGCCGGCCTCGCCAAAGCGCTTCTGTTCCAGCATGTCCCGTAGTGCGGTCTCGGCCTCGGATTCAGTGTTGGCGACCACGACCCCTTTCCCCGCCGCCAGGCCATCGGCCTTGATAACGATCGGCGTGCCGGCCTCTTTTAGCCATGCCAGTGCCGGGTCGAGCTGCTCGAAAGTTCGATGTCTTGCCGTCGGGATACCGTGACGGGCCATGAAGTCCTTGCTGAACGCCTTTGAGCCTTCCAGCCGCGCTGCGGCCTTGCAGGGGCCGAAACAACGCAGGCCCTCGGCGGCAAAACGATCGCAGATGCCGTTGACCAGCGGGGTTTCCGGTCCGACGATGGTCAGTCCGATCTTCTCCTGTCTGGCCAGGTCCAGCAAGCCCTCGATATCGTCTGCAGAAACAGGAACGTTTCGCATACCGGGCTCGCCGCCAGTCCCGGCATTGCCCGGCGCGACCAGGACTTCATCGACCAGCGGCGACTGGCTCGCTTTCCAGGCCAGCGCATGCTCGCGCCCGCCGCTACCCACAATCAGCACTTTCATTGCATCGCCCTCGCTTCGCTACCGGCAGCCCACAAAACTGCTGAAACTGCTAGTGCCTGAAATGCCGCACGCCGGTGAAAACCATGCTGATGCCATGTTTGTCAGCGGCATCGATGACTTCCTGGTCGCGCATCGAGCCGCCTGGCTGGATGATGGCGGCTACGCCCATTT
The nucleotide sequence above comes from Pseudomonadota bacterium. Encoded proteins:
- the purD gene encoding phosphoribosylamine--glycine ligase, yielding MKVLIVGSGGREHALAWKASQSPLVDEVLVAPGNAGTGGEPGMRNVPVSADDIEGLLDLARQEKIGLTIVGPETPLVNGICDRFAAEGLRCFGPCKAAARLEGSKAFSKDFMARHGIPTARHRTFEQLDPALAWLKEAGTPIVIKADGLAAGKGVVVANTESEAETALRDMLEQKRFGEAGGRVIMEEFLPGEEASFIVICDGKNILPLATSQDHKTRDDGDVGPNTGGMGAYSPAPVVTPQVHGRVMREIIEPTVSGMAADGNPYTGFLYAGLMIDDTGAPSVVEFNCRFGDPEAQPVLARLRSDLVMLCDAALDGRLDQVEANWDQRVSLGVVMAAGGYPGSYAGGNPIAGLDRANADHGKVFHAGTKLEGGEIVTAGGRVLCVVALADTIAEAQQCAYALTEKIHWKDAFYRRDIGHRALAR